The following proteins come from a genomic window of Lolium rigidum isolate FL_2022 chromosome 5, APGP_CSIRO_Lrig_0.1, whole genome shotgun sequence:
- the LOC124653834 gene encoding cytochrome P450 94C1-like, which produces MDAAMELSWGARCAGLLFFGSSIFLVALAAVLLLLRRWPWCSCHVCRAYLTGSWARDFTNLGDWYAHLLRESPTATVHIHVLGCTVTANPGNVEYMLKTNFDNFPKGKQFAALLGDLLGGGIFNVDGDAWRHQRKMASLELGSVTVRSYAYKIVAQEVETRLIPLLADVADKGTVVDLQDVFRRFAFDTICKISFGLDPGCLEADMPMSDLADAFDTASRLSAMRGAAASPLVWKMKRMLNIGSERELKKAIKLVDDLAAAMILQRRKLGFENSHDLLSRFMASDGDVHAMDDKYLRDIVVSFLLAGRDTVASALTTLFIHLSQNPEVTAAIRAEAGGDKPSTNGYEHLKSLQYTHAVLYENMRLFPPVQFDSKFCAAADVLPDGTYVEGESRVMYHPYAMGRMPTIWGADYEAFRPDRWLTGPGGSFAPPSLYKYPVFQGGLRVCLGKELAITEMKAVSVAMVRAFDVEVVGDNGRSGCAPKFVPGLTASISGGLPVRIRRVSTPNSDFR; this is translated from the coding sequence ATGGATGCCGCCATGGAGTTGTCATGGGGCGCGCGGTGCGCAGGGCTGCTCTTCTTCGGCTCCTCCATCTTCCTGGTGGCGCTCGCCGCGGTGCTCCTGCTCCTGCGCCGGTGGCCGTGGTGCAGCTGCCATGTCTGCCGGGCCTACCTCACGGGGTCCTGGGCGAGGGACTTCACCAACCTCGGCGACTGGTACGCGCACCTGCTGCGAGAatcgccgacggccaccgtccacaTCCACGTCCTCGGCTGCACCGTCACCGCCAACCCCGGCAACGTCGAGTACATGCTCAAGACCAACTTCGACAACTTCCCCAAGGGCAAGCAATTCGCCGCGCTCCTCGGCGAcctcctcggcggcggcatcTTCAACGTCGACGGCGACGCCTGGCGCCACCAGCGCAAGATGGCCAGCCTCGAGCTCGGCAGCGTCACCGTGCGCTCCTACGCCTACAAGATCGTCGCCCAGGAGGTGGAGACCCGCCTCATCCCGCTCCTCGCCGACGTCGCCGACAAGGGCACGGTCGTCGACCTCCAGGACGTGTTCCGGCGGTTCGCCTTCGACACCATCTGCAAGATCTCCTTCGGGCTGGACCCAGGCTGCCTGGAGGCCGACATGCCCATGTCGGACCTAGCCGACGCCTTCGACACCGCGTCGCGCCTCTCCGCGATGCGGGGCGCCGCGGCCTCGCCTCTGGTGTGGAAGATGAAGCGGATGCTCAACATTGGGTCCGAGAGGGAGCTCAAGAAGGCGATCAAGCTCGTCGACGACCTCGCGGCGGCGATGATTCTGCAGCGCCGGAAGCTGGGCTTCGAGAACAGCCACGACCTCCTGTCCAGGTTCATGGCCTCCGACGGAGACGTGCATGCCATGGACGACAAGTACCTCCGCGACATCGTCGTCAGCTTCCTCCTCGCCGGGCGGGACACGGTGGCCTCCGCGCTCACCACGCTCTTCATCCACCTGTCCCAGAACCCCGAGGTCACGGCCGCCATTCGCGCGGAGGCCGGCGGCGACAAGCCGTCCACCAACGGCTACGAGCACCTCAAGAGCCTGCAGTACACCCACGCGGTGCTGTACGAGAACATGAGGCTGTTCCCGCCGGTGCAGTTCGACTCCAAGttctgcgccgccgccgacgttctCCCGGACGGCACCTACGTGGAAGGCGAGTCGCGCGTCATGTACCACCCGTACGCCATGGGACGCATGCCGACCATCTGGGGCGCCGACTACGAGGCGTTCCGCCCGGACCGCTGGCTCACCGGCCCTGGCGGCTCGTTCGCGCCGCCGAGCCTGTACAAGTACCCAGTCTTCCAGGGCGGCCTCCGCGTGTGCCTGGGCAAGGAGCTCGCCATCACCGAGATGAAGGCGGTCAGCGTGGCCATGGTGAGGGCGTTCGACGTGGAGGTGGTCGGAGACAACGGCCGCAGTGGCTGCGCGCCCAAGTTTGTGCCGGGCCTCACCGCTTCCATCAGCGGCGGGCTCCCCGTGAGGATCAGGCGCGTTTCAACTCCGAATTCAGACTTCAGATAA